The following are encoded in a window of Clarias gariepinus isolate MV-2021 ecotype Netherlands chromosome 8, CGAR_prim_01v2, whole genome shotgun sequence genomic DNA:
- the angpt2a gene encoding angiopoietin-2a isoform X2 — protein sequence MMNAGIFILSFCFTVGKGYAVDKKQYQIQNGPCSYTFLLPEPEACPPSNYGNQVQKDDPAEYEESQQRLEQLETKMENNTVWLLKLESYIQENLRQDMMQLQQDTVHNHTAAMIEIGTNLLIHTAEQTRKLTSVEAQVINQTTRLERQLLENSISTNKLEKDMIMQTNEISKLSDKNSILEKRMEDMEGQRQAELKSLQEEKDQLKKLVEKQSGIIEDLKQQLQRASDENGVLQQQQHELSETVNNLIQSINIPTYKTAMMQDTPSQYKDCAAIFKSGNKESGVYTLTIPDTKEQIKAYCDMETEAGGWTIVQKRFSGLVDFDQTWKEYKMGFGDASGEHWLGNEYISKLTNEQQYVLRIELTDWEGNTAFSQYDEFSLSGEEQKYRIHLKGYTGTAGKISSLAQPGSDFSTKDADNDKCVCKCSQLTTGGWWFDACGPSNLNGVYYQQGQHSNRFNGIKWYYWKGSGYSLKATTMMIRPVGF from the exons atGATGAATGCTGGAATCTTTATTTTAAGCTTTTGTTTCACTGTTGGAAAAGGGTATGCAGTCGACAAGAAGCAGTATCAGATTCAGAACGGACCTTGCAGCTACACATTCCTTCTACCCGAGCCGGAGGCATGCCCCCCGAGTAACTACGGCAACCAGGTGCAGAAGGATGATCCGGCTGAATACGAGGAGTCACAACAGAGGCTGGAACAGTTGGAGACTAAGATGGAGAACAACACTGTGTGGCTGCTTAAG CTGGAGAGCTACATCCAGGAGAATCTGAGGCAAGACATGATGCAACTTCAGCAAGACACAGTGCACAACCACACAGCAGCTATGATCGAGATTGGCACCAACCTCCTGATTCACACGGCTGAGCAGACACGAAAGCTCACCAGCGTTGAAGCACAG gttatAAACCAAACAACCCGACTTGAACGGCAGCTTCTTGAGAACTCAATCTCGACAAATAAACTGGAAAAGGATATGATCATGCAGACGAATGAAATAAGTAAACTCAGCGATAAAAAcag catcCTGGAAAAGCGGATGGAGGACATGGAGGGCCAAAGGCAGGCAGAGCTGAAGAGTCTGCAGGAGGAGAAGGACCAGCTGAAGAAGCTGGTGGAGAAGCAGTCAGGCATCATTGAGGACCTAAAGCAGCAACTGCAGCGTGCCTCAGACGAGAACGGGGTCCTGCAGCAACAGCAACATGAGCTGTCGGAGACGGTCAACAACCTCATCCAAAGCATCAACATCCCCACCT ATAAAACTGCGATGATGCAGGATACACCCTCACAGTACAAAGACTGCGCTGCCATCTTTAAGTCCGGAAACAAAGAAAGTGGAGTCTACACACTAACAATCCCAGACACCAAAGAACAAATAAAG GCATACTGTGACATGGAAACAGAGGCAGGTGGATGGACAATAGTGCAGAAGCGATTCAGTGGCCTTGTTGACTTTGATCAGACGTGGAAGGAATACAAAATG GGTTTCGGAGACGCTTCAGGTGAACACTGGCTGGGCAATGAGTACATCTCCAAGCTGACGAATGAGCAGCAGTATGTTCTGCGCATAGAGCTAACGGACTGGGAGGGGAACACGGCTTTCTCTCAGTATGATGAATTCTCCCTGAGCGGTGAAGAGCAGAAGTACAG GATACACCTTAAAGGCTACACTGGAACTGCGGGTAAAATCAGCAGCCTTGCCCAGCCAGGAAGTGATTTTAGCACAAAGGATGCAGACAATGACAAATGTGTTTGCAAGTGTTCACAGCTAACTACAGGAG GCTGGTGGTTCGACGCCTGCGGCCCTTCCAACCTCAACGGCGTCTACTATCAGCAAGGGCAGCACTCCAATCGCTTCAATGGTATCAAATGGTACTACTGGAAAGGCTCTGGATATTCACTTAAAGCGACAACAATGATGATAAGACCTGTGGGTTTCTGA
- the angpt2a gene encoding angiopoietin-2a isoform X1 → MMNAGIFILSFCFTVGKGYAVDKKQYQIQNGPCSYTFLLPEPEACPPSNYGNQVQKDDPAEYEESQQRLEQLETKMENNTVWLLKLESYIQENLRQDMMQLQQDTVHNHTAAMIEIGTNLLIHTAEQTRKLTSVEAQVINQTTRLERQLLENSISTNKLEKDMIMQTNEISKLSDKNSILEKRMEDMEGQRQAELKSLQEEKDQLKKLVEKQSGIIEDLKQQLQRASDENGVLQQQQHELSETVNNLIQSINIPTSDKTAMMQDTPSQYKDCAAIFKSGNKESGVYTLTIPDTKEQIKAYCDMETEAGGWTIVQKRFSGLVDFDQTWKEYKMGFGDASGEHWLGNEYISKLTNEQQYVLRIELTDWEGNTAFSQYDEFSLSGEEQKYRIHLKGYTGTAGKISSLAQPGSDFSTKDADNDKCVCKCSQLTTGGWWFDACGPSNLNGVYYQQGQHSNRFNGIKWYYWKGSGYSLKATTMMIRPVGF, encoded by the exons atGATGAATGCTGGAATCTTTATTTTAAGCTTTTGTTTCACTGTTGGAAAAGGGTATGCAGTCGACAAGAAGCAGTATCAGATTCAGAACGGACCTTGCAGCTACACATTCCTTCTACCCGAGCCGGAGGCATGCCCCCCGAGTAACTACGGCAACCAGGTGCAGAAGGATGATCCGGCTGAATACGAGGAGTCACAACAGAGGCTGGAACAGTTGGAGACTAAGATGGAGAACAACACTGTGTGGCTGCTTAAG CTGGAGAGCTACATCCAGGAGAATCTGAGGCAAGACATGATGCAACTTCAGCAAGACACAGTGCACAACCACACAGCAGCTATGATCGAGATTGGCACCAACCTCCTGATTCACACGGCTGAGCAGACACGAAAGCTCACCAGCGTTGAAGCACAG gttatAAACCAAACAACCCGACTTGAACGGCAGCTTCTTGAGAACTCAATCTCGACAAATAAACTGGAAAAGGATATGATCATGCAGACGAATGAAATAAGTAAACTCAGCGATAAAAAcag catcCTGGAAAAGCGGATGGAGGACATGGAGGGCCAAAGGCAGGCAGAGCTGAAGAGTCTGCAGGAGGAGAAGGACCAGCTGAAGAAGCTGGTGGAGAAGCAGTCAGGCATCATTGAGGACCTAAAGCAGCAACTGCAGCGTGCCTCAGACGAGAACGGGGTCCTGCAGCAACAGCAACATGAGCTGTCGGAGACGGTCAACAACCTCATCCAAAGCATCAACATCCCCACCT CAGATAAAACTGCGATGATGCAGGATACACCCTCACAGTACAAAGACTGCGCTGCCATCTTTAAGTCCGGAAACAAAGAAAGTGGAGTCTACACACTAACAATCCCAGACACCAAAGAACAAATAAAG GCATACTGTGACATGGAAACAGAGGCAGGTGGATGGACAATAGTGCAGAAGCGATTCAGTGGCCTTGTTGACTTTGATCAGACGTGGAAGGAATACAAAATG GGTTTCGGAGACGCTTCAGGTGAACACTGGCTGGGCAATGAGTACATCTCCAAGCTGACGAATGAGCAGCAGTATGTTCTGCGCATAGAGCTAACGGACTGGGAGGGGAACACGGCTTTCTCTCAGTATGATGAATTCTCCCTGAGCGGTGAAGAGCAGAAGTACAG GATACACCTTAAAGGCTACACTGGAACTGCGGGTAAAATCAGCAGCCTTGCCCAGCCAGGAAGTGATTTTAGCACAAAGGATGCAGACAATGACAAATGTGTTTGCAAGTGTTCACAGCTAACTACAGGAG GCTGGTGGTTCGACGCCTGCGGCCCTTCCAACCTCAACGGCGTCTACTATCAGCAAGGGCAGCACTCCAATCGCTTCAATGGTATCAAATGGTACTACTGGAAAGGCTCTGGATATTCACTTAAAGCGACAACAATGATGATAAGACCTGTGGGTTTCTGA